The genomic stretch ctctctctctctctctctctctctctctctctctctctccctctatttctAGCCCCCACCCAGCTGTACATCAGTAAACCTGCTACTGGGAAAGAGGATAGTGTCAtatataaaagagagagagagagagagaggcagacaacagacagagaaagagagcaagcaagcggggaagagggggggggagagagagcacaaaaaggtgagggggaaagagagagagagggggagagggagagggggaagagagagagggggagagggagacagagggggagagtaagagcgagagggagacagaggggggagagagagagagggagagagagggagagaagggggagagggagagagcgagagagagcaagcagaagagggagacagagaggggagagaaagagagggggagagagagggagggagagaagggggagagggaggaagagagagagagggagagaaggggagagggagagggaggaagagagagagagggagtgaagagggagagggacagggaggaagagagggagagagtgagagcaagagagagagagagagaggcagggagggagggaggggtgaagCCAAGTGATAGTAGGACAGAGTGCATGTTGTGGGGGCAGCATATCATCATATCATCATACTGCTGTGGTTTGATTGTGGAGTGAGCCAGCAGCAACTGAACCAAAACAAGAGGGGAGGAGACAAAACGAGGACACAGCTGGACTTCATCCGTGATCAGTAGAAAACACATCAGTTTGGGATCTGATTTTAGAAATTCTCCTGAAGTAACGCCGATTTAAATGAATCAAGTCCTATGAGTTTGCATTATGCCACCAAAGGACTGAAAATATAAAGTCACTTCCCTGCGAACCTGAACAACTGAGGGGGACAGGAGCGAGGAAGCAAGAAAAGCCGGACCTCCGTGCTTGGACCCAGACCAAAAGCGATATTTTGTACAGTGGGATCAAACGAAACATTACGGTAAGACTGTTAACCAGGATCAGACTATACAGTAGGTGGCATCGCTGCTGAAGCCTGAGGACGGGCTCTTTGTTGCTTAGCCCTGATAATACAAAAGCTACATGGCACAGCAAGGACAAGGGTTTTTTTCCTTCACAGACTTCAGAGGAATTGAACGGCGGatttgatgaaacatttctgaggGCAGGAAAGGGCAGGGCAGTTGTCACTCCATGTTAGACACTGGCAACAGACGTGTGTTAACTGAGCCTAAGTCATATCAAATGGCATGCCAGCCAAAATAATAGCCCCTTCAGGTACAGACGACTAAATGAGCTGCCTGCATTTTGACATCAGCGGGTAAAGCGcccggtggggggtggggggggggtgaagaggtggatagagtgtgtgtgtgtgggggggcttatCATAAAATGTTTTGCATGGAATTTTTGTAATAATTccacatatgcacatacataaacacatacagctgtgcacacacacacatacatacacatacacacacacacacacacacacacacacacacacacacacacacacacacacacacacacacacacacacacagtgactagCTTAGTGCACAGTGTCTCGGTTAAATGCACCCTAGGCTTAATGAAGTCCATGGCATTAACGTACACATTATTCCAAGGTGAGCTGAACACAGACAAGGACGACGGCACGGCAGGCTGTGTGCTGTGACACAAGTTACAATGGGGGAGAGGTTATTACAGGAGTTTGGTTTTGACCTTAAAATCTGCAGCGGGTTTGAATGGTACAGTAACTGGGCTCTGTGCTCACTCTTTTACTCTCAGaagagaactgtgttgtgttgttaatgTCTTTGCTATATGGGTAGATGTGCAAGAAGAACCTGTGTCGCGTGTGTTTAAGACAGCAATGCAAGGTAGAACATTTGGTTTTCAAAAAGAGCACATCACACTACACTCATTCCAGAGCATTTTAACTTCAAGTATGTAGTGACAGGCTGAATTATTTATGTCTGCAATTTCAAATCCGCTCTTAGGCTTGGACAGCTGTAGTCATTGCGTTTATGCTGTCAAATACACTAGCTTTTCCTCTGAATCTGAGGCGAGTAAGTGCTTTAAACTTGTTTATACTGCTGACTCGCAGACTGCTTTTGCAACACCGTAAATGCTGGTCACTGTAAACTTCCTcttctctcactttctgacaGATGTAAAAGTGAGGAGGCACTCCTTCCGGCTTGGTTTGTCCGACTTCTGAGTAAATCCGAGAAAGGATGGGGAGACGTGCAGCTGACCCAAAAACTCCAGTGCCACTTTTAGGGGTTCCGGCCCTGGTGGGGTCACGTGGATGGAAATCAATGGGGGCAGAGAGAGCTGGTGGACCGTCATCTGTGACATGGAGCCTTCAGTGCAGCGTTGGTGTTCAGACATCCCCGGGAATAAAATGGCCACCTGCCCAGCCCGGTGTAAAGCTGACAGACCTGCTCCCCACGCAACTGGACAACAGCATTACTCAAACATCCAATGGGTTTATTACCAAGGAATCTGAAGATGAGCAGATGTTACTGCAAACGAAGAGTTACAGAGAGGGGGGCGCTATTTTAAAACAGAAAAGCGTGGAATCCAAGACCAAAAAGGAGGTGACATTCAAAGCACTTCCAGAGCCCTCTGAGGAGGTGGCCTGCAGTTTGTGGAACAGTGGAAATTATTGCTATGCCAGGGCAATCAAGACTAACGCACACTTAACAGGGAATCTAGTGAATGGTAAGCCCAAATTAAAGCTCAACGCCCGCTACACCAACGGTAGTGTGGTTGACTCAGAGGCTATAGGTGGAATTAGTACTGATGGCAATGATGACACAGAGCCTGTAAAGGGTACAAGTTTTCATGGATCAGACCGAGCCAAACTTGTAGGCCATAATTTGGATCAGCCTGAGAAAGCAAAGCTGTTATCTGCCGCCCGACCTTTCAGTGTGTCACAAAAAATATGCAATCAATGTGGTGGAAGAAGAACTGCAGCCCTGGGAGCTCCTGCTCAGGCGGAGAAGAGGTCTAGTAGTGCCTGCCTAGAAAGAGCTAAATTAAAGTCAAGCCTTACCTCGCCCTCAACCTCTACACATCTGCTGTCTCATAAtgcagagaaacacagagacccCGCAAACAGTGACAGAGGGCTTGACCTCACGCTCAGCCAATCACGACTCTATCTTAATGGAGAAGCGAGTCACACAAAAATATCACATCCTCCATATCCAGCAAACTCCACTAATGGAGACTCGAGGGATCATCTGGTACCTCAACTGCATACACATCGCAACCACCATTCCACACCAACCCACCTCACAACCATCTTACACACTAAAACAATCACTGTCACCAAGGCAACTATTGAGACAAGGCAAGATGATGATGCTTTGAATTCTCTGGAAAACAAATCACAGGTCAGACAGATACCTCGGCCAAAAAGTTCAAGTTTGCCGGTACAAATGGCCACAGCTACCAGGTCAAACAACCCACAAACAAGTACTTACCTTCAGCACCCTAAAACACCACAACTTGTCACTGCACATTTGCTAAAAAATGTATGTGTACCTGTACACCCTACATCTGTCAGTACACCACTTCCGGTGATTTCGTTGGAATCTACTCGGTCGAACCTAACCACTTCCCCTCCAGCTGCGAACAAACATCACATGACCAAGACCCATGCACTTGCAAGGACACCTAACACACCCTGCAAAAACACACACCATGAAGCCACAGACTTAAATCCTTCAAAAACGTTCTCTCAAAGCATAGCTTCAAGTGCTAGCATGCCACATGAAACCACACCATGGCACTCAACTTACGCACATCAAAAAATCAGTGGCACAAATACTACTCAAAACCAATCTATGACACTAAAATCTCCCAATGCATTACAAACAATTAATATATCAGACCCCACTTACCAATCCAGCACGGCCGCACCATCTAAACCCCTAAGCACAGCCTTTACTGGACCTGAGCCAGTTACTAAACTGCAAACAACATCTTGCTCAAAAGTAAAGAGCAAATCGCCAAGAAAGGCCTATTGTGTTGACGTGACAATGTACCCAGCAGTATTCTCCACGCCTGCTAGAAATCCAAGCACATCCACAGCTAATACACTTGACAGCTCAATTCTCCCAAAAAATTGTTTGAATTGTGTCACCACTTCTTGTTTAGCTATGCCTGCTGTTACTAAACCTGTCAGCTCACAAATTCCCACCGAACCCCTCAGTTTCAATTTTGGTTCGGATACAACTGCAATGCTAAATACTAATACTGACTCTTTTCATACAGGGACACCCTGTAAAACTTTGAGTGCATCAACGTCAATTGATTTCTTGACCTCTAAAACTGCACCGCATGAGACTATAATTGCTGAGGCTTCTGACACTCAGTGCACAGTGAAAGACCTCCAGTCTCTGAGTAAGACACCACAACCTAAACTCTCAAACCTAAATGCCAAGTCAAATAGAATTACAATGCTCAACTGCAAACCTACATTTAGAAGCACGCTACATAAAATCATACCCATCAGGACTACTCCATCAAGCGTGAAAAACTCCACATCCAGCACCCCTCTCTCTACATCTCCAGGACTGACTGGAAACTCTAGTGAGACTCATCTATCACATTCAACTTCATCTCATCGATCGACTGATGCATCCCAACACACCAGAGAGCTAGAGCTTGACACCGCTCCATGCACAATTAAATCTTGTCATACACAAACCACAACAAACATCAAAAGTCATCCCCGTGATGGATCAGACATCTGCAAGGCTGTTGCAAGTTATCACGCCACAATAAATTCACAGTCTGACAGTCCCACAGCAATGCCAGCCTCGCTCTCAAAGAATCAATCTAAAAGACTAAATGATGCTCCAAAAGTATTGCCGACAAACAGTGACCAACATCACTTAGACATATCTCACCAAAACCTACAAACAAATGTATCTATTTGGTCAATACCCAATACACATGTCGCAAATCACGCAAGCATCAACAATATTGTCGAACCTATCCCAGCCATCAATTCAATTATCAAATCATGTTCAACTGAGAACAGGGACAAATGTAAAATGATCAATGAACCAGTAACGCAGAAGTCCACACTCCATAAAAACTCAAATCTCTTACAGGCCACTAACCTTGAGAATTATAATTCCCTCAGGAAGTCGGATAATTCCTGGCTGCAGGGATGCATAAATATAAAACAACAAGGGCAAGAACAACATGAAGGATACACAATCACAAAACAGGAGGGACACAGTGATCCACACCCACATGTCAAAACAGCAGAGGTGACACATTCAAATACAGAACGATTCGCTCTTGGCGTATCAGCAAGCCATGCAAATATTCAGCTTAAATCCGGCACCAACAAACATACACATAGCAAATACCCAGCATCCTCTGACATAGCACAAACAAACTGTAAGCCACTTATTGTATCACCGGCACACACTGCTGCACTTGTCAACCCTATCATCGAACTATCACACCAAAACTCTGACTCAGAAACATCATTACTGCAACACACGCTTACAAGTCCAGAGCTCTCAGTCAGTTCAAATGCCTCATTCGCCACAGATGTAGAGCTTTGTGCAAACACAGCCCCGGATACCGCTTCTAATGTCGTGTTGCCTGCATCATGGATGTACTTGGCATCCCTGCGCCGCATCCGTTCCAATGAGACACATTCAATGATCAGACCAGTTTCACAATTGAGCCCTGACCCCCTCCACCTCAGCCTGGAGGACCCTCGCCTGGCTCACTTCCACCCAGCTGGCGCAGCCCTGTTGCTTCCTCCCTCCCCACAGTGCTGCAAATCGGCAGCCCTACAACAAAGGCTAGAGACTGTAGAGGCCAGCCTAGAGACCAACAAGGACAGGATCTCTACACTGCTCAACATTATCCATGACCTGGAGATGTGCTATGCTCCCAGCAACGGGTAAGACACAAGGAGCTGGATGAACTGGAAGATtgagaagagcaagagagagtgagagtgagagtgagagtgagtgagagatgaCATGGTACTTTCTCTGCTCTCTGACACCCATGAAACCTATGTTATGCTGTTCTATTATCTAGAAATTGTTATCATTTGGTCATTATTTTATGTGAAGTCTGTTTTCTAAACACCTGAACAAACTCATCATAAGAGTTTCATGAGCTTCACTTAGAAATAGTTTCAGTTCGCCCATCAGATTTTGTTAGCCATTTATATCATACCAGTTAAGAAGTGTGCCAATTTAAATGAAGTTGCTTGTCTCACCAGGCAGGAAATCTTGCAAAGAGATCACAACATCaaactgttatatatatatatatgaggttcAGAATTGGTCTTGTTTTGGCTTGTTGACTTTGCAGGCTGACGCTCAGGGTTGTGGTCATGCAGCAGAATTGTAAGTAATCCTGTTGGCTATAAAGCACCACAGTGATAGCAGGCTCAGGTTAAACATAACATTTGCTTAAACAAAGAAACATTAGGGATAGTATTAAATGCCTagtaaaagaaaataataaagaatttatttgccTATctggcaagtttttttttttactttataagTTATTAGAAATGTTGATACCAAGCAAAACCAAGGCTGAGGTATGAGTTCATCACTGTACAACTTAAGCATGTTGATGAAAGGGAATATCTACAAAAATGCAAGGCTGCAATGCTTTTGGAAGAAATCCTTAGAAGGCATGGGGGCAGATGAGTCACACGCTACAGCCATTTCATGAGATCATCTGTCTCAAAAGGCCATAATGTAACATAGGCCAAGAAATCAGAGAAAGACTTTTTACAAGTGAGACTGTTTACCTTATGTGGAGACTACTTGACAAGTAAGAAGCCCTAATCAAAGACAGAAGCCTCCTAACAAACTATTACCGTTCATCACATGAGCGAAATCTGTCTGACAAAGCCACATAGACAGATTTTTTCATGAGCTCATAAACTTGTGTTATTAATTTGTTATGTACTGCAAGTTTGGACTACAAGCTTGTGTGAAGAAGGCTACTAAGAAGGACAACTAGCACAGGGAGGATTATATTTatttctgttaaaaaaaaagctgGGATTTACAAAATAGGCCTCATGAACATTCAGTTGGATTGTTGGTAAGCCAATCGAAGACACtagaattagattttttttttttatgaaaaaaTCAGAATCATTTCTTATAATGCACATATCAGACTTTTGTCCTTATTCAGTTTATCTGTGCCTTTTGAGTTTAGAATTGGCTACTGGAAGGTTGATGAAACTGACTTACTTCTGCTGGATGCACACTATATAGACTTTGTACCCTTACTGTGATTAGTTTGAGCTCACAAGATAGTGGTTCAACATATTTCCACTGGCTATACAGTAAGCGTACATACAACTAATTATATGCATCATTTTATATCTAGGGAGATTCTTGGTAACAAGAAAGCACAATATCAGAATTAGGTGAGCAATACTGCTGTGTAAATTGCACACAACGTGATGTTCAACCAAATGGCACACATTAAGTATATCCCCAAATCACAGTGTTGTCCAGAAGCTTGCATTATCCTTTTCAAAATATTTGGTTGAAGGCATTACTAACAGTTACATTCCATgttttcattattatcattacaactaTATAGCAGGAAGTTGTATTGCTTGTTGTATAGTTTAATGTATTGTCTTCAGTTTTCACTGTTAATTAACATTTCTCCATTTTTATGTAACGTATGGTATGTAAGTTTAAAGGAATTGTATGAAAATCTTATGCCAAACCTTATTAAACATGGAATGAATCAATACTTTTTTTAACCCCTTTGTCTTCCCAATtgttctggccaattaccccactcttccgagcatgaATCAGTACTCTTAATATTGATGTGtgtaccatatatatatacacactcactggccactttattaggtacaccttgctagtaccaggttggacccccttttgccttcagaactgccttaatccttcatggcatagattcaacaaggtactggaaacattcctcagagagtttggtccatattgacatgatagcatcacgcagttgctgcagatttgtcggctgcacatccatgatgcgaatctcccggtccaccacatcccaaaggtgctctattggattgagatctggtgactgtggaggccatttgagtacagtgaactcattgtcgtgttcaagaaaccagtctgagatgatttgagctttatgacatggcgcgttatcctgctggaagtagccatcagaagatgggaacactgtggtcataaagggatggacatggtcagcaacaatactcaggtaggctgtggcgttgacacgatgctcaattggtactaaggggcccaaagtgtgccaagaaaatatcccccacaccattacaccaccaccaccagcctgaaccgttgatacaaggcaggatggagccatgctttcatgttgttgacgccaaattctgaccctaccatccgaatgtcgcagcagaaatcgagactcatcagaccaggcaatgtttttccaatcttctattgcccaattttggtgagcctgtgcgaattgtagcctcagtttcctgttcttagctgacaggagtggcacccggtgtggtcttctgcagctgtagcccatctgcctcaaggttcgacgtgttgtgcgttcagagatgctcttctgcatacctcggttgtaatgagtggttatttgagttactgttgcctatcTATcggctcaaaccagtctggccattctcctctgacctctggcatcagcaaggcattttcgcccacagaactgccgctcactggacattttctctttttcggaccattctctgtaaaccctagagatggttgtgcgtgaaaatcccagtagatcagcagtttctgaaatactcagaccagcccgtctggcaccaaaaaccatgccacgttcaaagtcacttaaatcacctttcttccccattctgatgctcggtttgaactgcagcagatcgtcttgaccatatctacatgcctaaatgcattgagttgctgccatgtgattggctgattagaaatttgcgttaacgagcagttggacaggtgtgcctaataaagtggccggtgagtgtaaatatatatatatatatatatattttttttttttcaaaacctccctcacccttttttgggtagTGTGTGTTTTCCTCAAGCTCGTGCCCTCTACCAGTGGCCTGGGAGTTTGAAgcttctgcgcagtatcttagttgTTCCTAGGGCTGCacccttctggacagagacctcagatgttgttcctggaatcagctggagccactctccctgtttgggggtcacagcccctagtgtgcctattaccactgggactactataGACTTCACTTCCACATCCAGCCTAAtttttccttcagcccttggaaTTTCTCTAGTTGCTTGAgtgctttcttcctgatgttgctgttgctcgggattgctacatccatcacttctgctgtcttctgttccttattgaccaccacaatgtctggtgggttagccagcacctgcttggcagtctggaacttgaagtcccaaagGATCTTAGttctgtcattctcaaccacctttgggaGTGTCTcctatttggacttggggacttccagtctgtattaagtacagatgttcctgtacactgtcCCAGCCACTTTGTTATGCCTTTCAATGTGGACTTTCCCagttagcattttacaccctgctactgaGTGCTGTACTGTCctgggggcatctttgcacagcctgc from Lampris incognitus isolate fLamInc1 chromosome 8, fLamInc1.hap2, whole genome shotgun sequence encodes the following:
- the LOC130117274 gene encoding mucin-3A yields the protein MGRRAADPKTPVPLLGVPALVGSRGWKSMGAERAGGPSSVTWSLQCSVGVQTSPGIKWPPAQPGVKLTDLLPTQLDNSITQTSNGFITKESEDEQMLLQTKSYREGGAILKQKSVESKTKKEVTFKALPEPSEEVACSLWNSGNYCYARAIKTNAHLTGNLVNGKPKLKLNARYTNGSVVDSEAIGGISTDGNDDTEPVKGTSFHGSDRAKLVGHNLDQPEKAKLLSAARPFSVSQKICNQCGGRRTAALGAPAQAEKRSSSACLERAKLKSSLTSPSTSTHLLSHNAEKHRDPANSDRGLDLTLSQSRLYLNGEASHTKISHPPYPANSTNGDSRDHLVPQLHTHRNHHSTPTHLTTILHTKTITVTKATIETRQDDDALNSLENKSQVRQIPRPKSSSLPVQMATATRSNNPQTSTYLQHPKTPQLVTAHLLKNVCVPVHPTSVSTPLPVISLESTRSNLTTSPPAANKHHMTKTHALARTPNTPCKNTHHEATDLNPSKTFSQSIASSASMPHETTPWHSTYAHQKISGTNTTQNQSMTLKSPNALQTINISDPTYQSSTAAPSKPLSTAFTGPEPVTKLQTTSCSKVKSKSPRKAYCVDVTMYPAVFSTPARNPSTSTANTLDSSILPKNCLNCVTTSCLAMPAVTKPVSSQIPTEPLSFNFGSDTTAMLNTNTDSFHTGTPCKTLSASTSIDFLTSKTAPHETIIAEASDTQCTVKDLQSLSKTPQPKLSNLNAKSNRITMLNCKPTFRSTLHKIIPIRTTPSSVKNSTSSTPLSTSPGLTGNSSETHLSHSTSSHRSTDASQHTRELELDTAPCTIKSCHTQTTTNIKSHPRDGSDICKAVASYHATINSQSDSPTAMPASLSKNQSKRLNDAPKVLPTNSDQHHLDISHQNLQTNVSIWSIPNTHVANHASINNIVEPIPAINSIIKSCSTENRDKCKMINEPVTQKSTLHKNSNLLQATNLENYNSLRKSDNSWLQGCINIKQQGQEQHEGYTITKQEGHSDPHPHVKTAEVTHSNTERFALGVSASHANIQLKSGTNKHTHSKYPASSDIAQTNCKPLIVSPAHTAALVNPIIELSHQNSDSETSLLQHTLTSPELSVSSNASFATDVELCANTAPDTASNVVLPASWMYLASLRRIRSNETHSMIRPVSQLSPDPLHLSLEDPRLAHFHPAGAALLLPPSPQCCKSAALQQRLETVEASLETNKDRISTLLNIIHDLEMCYAPSNGLRCYKTGQDLKNCSTCQRTACIVYSVEYDFRQQERQLLELLNHPTKENKTLPIPHYQSHNLTLLREVLIKHMTKSKAKSKKLCKTLIRWLPRKRM